A single genomic interval of Croceibacter atlanticus HTCC2559 harbors:
- a CDS encoding 1,4-dihydroxy-2-naphthoyl-CoA synthase, which produces MTPNWKSVKEYTDITYKKSDGVARIAFNRPDVRNAFRPHTTSELLDAFHDAQEDTSIGVVLLSAEGPSSKDGVYSFCSGGDQKARGHQGYVGQDGYHRLNILEVQRLIRFMPKAVICVVPGWAVGGGHSLHVVCDMTLASKEHAIFKQTDADVTSFDGGYGSAYLAKMVGQKKAREIFFLGRNYSAQEAFEMGMVNAVVPHADLEQTAFEWAQEVLAKSPTSIKMLKFAMNLTDDGMVGQQVFAGEATRLAYMTDEAKEGRDAFLEKRKPNFDKKWLP; this is translated from the coding sequence ATGACTCCTAATTGGAAATCCGTAAAAGAATATACAGACATTACCTATAAAAAAAGTGATGGCGTTGCACGTATTGCATTTAATAGACCAGATGTAAGAAATGCATTTAGACCTCATACAACATCAGAGCTTTTAGATGCATTTCACGATGCTCAAGAAGATACAAGCATTGGTGTAGTTTTATTATCTGCAGAAGGACCTTCTTCTAAAGATGGTGTGTATAGTTTTTGTAGTGGTGGAGACCAAAAGGCAAGAGGACACCAAGGTTATGTTGGCCAAGATGGCTACCATAGATTAAATATCCTAGAAGTACAGCGCCTTATTAGGTTTATGCCAAAAGCAGTTATTTGTGTTGTTCCTGGTTGGGCTGTTGGTGGTGGTCATAGTTTACATGTAGTTTGTGATATGACTTTAGCAAGTAAAGAACACGCCATATTTAAACAAACAGATGCAGATGTTACTAGCTTTGATGGTGGCTATGGTTCTGCTTACTTAGCAAAAATGGTAGGACAGAAAAAAGCTAGAGAAATTTTCTTTTTAGGAAGAAACTACTCTGCACAAGAAGCTTTTGAAATGGGAATGGTTAATGCCGTTGTTCCACATGCAGATTTAGAGCAAACAGCTTTTGAATGGGCGCAAGAAGTGCTTGCAAAAAGTCCTACATCTATAAAAATGCTAAAATTTGCTATGAATCTTACAGATGATGGTATGGTAGGACAGCAAGTTTTTGCAGGAGAAGCTACTCGTTTAGCATATATGACAGATGAAGCTAAAGAAGGAAGAGATGCATTTCTCGAAAAACGTAAACCTAACTTTGATAAGAAATGGTTGCCTTAG
- a CDS encoding C1 family peptidase, protein MRVIIFFLFFSSVALQAQNYQFSEDINIACTPVISQGRTGTCWSFSTSSFLESEIIRLKGKPIDLSEMYTVRQIYPEKAENYIMRQGKAQFSQGGLAHDVLHSVSKYGLVPQSVYDGLDTNQTDHNHTEMVAILTAMLNRYIENPAKELSPKWKMAVSSVLDAYLGATVNEFEYDGTTFTPMSFLEMTGISPKDYITVTSFKQAPFYSTFILNIPDNFSNGSFYNVPLDELVEVTDNALKNGFSVELDVDVSEQTFSSKHGVAVIPSNDSDSKAILSEIKPEKQITQDYRQQEFENYNTTDDHLMHIVGTIKDQKGNTYYKVKNSWGTDANRNANGGYIYMSKAYFKLKAISVTVHKDALPKAIANKLNK, encoded by the coding sequence ATGAGAGTCATCATCTTTTTCCTGTTTTTTAGCAGTGTAGCTTTACAAGCACAGAATTATCAATTTTCAGAAGACATTAACATTGCCTGTACGCCTGTAATAAGCCAAGGTCGTACCGGAACCTGCTGGAGTTTTTCCACTTCTTCTTTTTTAGAATCTGAAATTATAAGATTAAAAGGTAAACCTATCGATTTATCTGAAATGTATACAGTACGACAAATTTATCCTGAGAAGGCAGAAAATTATATCATGCGTCAAGGCAAAGCACAATTTAGTCAAGGTGGATTAGCTCACGATGTATTGCACTCTGTATCTAAATATGGATTAGTACCACAATCTGTATACGATGGTTTAGATACTAACCAAACAGACCATAACCATACTGAGATGGTTGCTATTTTAACCGCTATGTTAAACCGTTATATTGAGAATCCTGCTAAAGAACTGTCTCCAAAGTGGAAAATGGCTGTAAGTAGTGTTCTAGATGCATATTTGGGAGCTACTGTAAATGAATTTGAATATGATGGTACTACATTTACGCCAATGAGTTTTTTAGAGATGACAGGTATTTCTCCAAAAGATTATATTACTGTAACTTCTTTTAAACAAGCGCCGTTTTATTCTACATTTATATTAAATATTCCTGATAATTTTTCTAATGGTAGCTTTTATAACGTTCCTTTAGATGAGTTGGTTGAAGTTACAGATAATGCTTTAAAAAATGGTTTTTCTGTTGAGTTAGATGTGGATGTAAGCGAGCAAACATTTTCTTCTAAACATGGTGTTGCAGTTATCCCAAGTAATGATAGCGACAGTAAAGCTATTTTAAGTGAAATTAAACCTGAAAAACAAATTACACAAGATTACAGACAACAGGAGTTTGAAAATTACAACACTACAGATGATCACTTAATGCATATTGTGGGTACCATAAAAGACCAAAAGGGTAATACATATTATAAAGTAAAAAACTCTTGGGGAACAGATGCTAACCGTAACGCTAATGGAGGATATATTTATATGAGTAAAGCTTATTTTAAATTAAAAGCTATTTCTGTTACTGTACATAAAGATGCACTTCCTAAGGCAATTGCAAATAAGCTAAACAAGTAA